In Salinarimonas sp., a genomic segment contains:
- a CDS encoding acyl-CoA dehydrogenase: MRPRREPGVRKTGSSAGIAIGLAAMGIGLGIGAALLAQRRGSSRDRGGDLAGSIRREILTKPIHGWARKALPRLSETEREALHAGESWWDAELLSGDPDWRKLDAVEAPRLSPREQAFLDGPCERLCAMLDDWKINREEGDLPPEVWRFMREEKFFGMIIPRSRGGLEFSAYAHSEVVRYIASRSIAAAVTVMVPNSLGPGELLLQFGTEAQKDHWLPRLADGREIPAFALTSEEAGSDAASMVDSGVVCRGEWEGEQVLGIRLNWSKRYITLAPVCTVLGLAFKLYDPDRLIGEDAEIGITCALVPTHLDGVEIGRRHVPSQIMFQNGPTTGHDVFIPLDSIIGGPACAGHGWTMLMSALAAGRGISLPSMASAAVAMAAHTSGAYSRVREQFGIPIGRFEGIQARLGPLAANAYALDAARRLTCAGLDEGRALAVVSGIMKAHATYRMREALDDAMDIHSGKAVIDGPSNYLLPLHRGVPIAITVEGANIVTRNLIIFGQGAIRAHPHMLDEMMALEERRYDVSLARFDAHLWKHVAHTARTLARATQLAWSDGLLAPAPDRGRATPIYRQMTRWSAALALTTDALFLTVGGGLKKKEMISARMGDILSELYFLSATVKRWEDDGRPAADFPLVRFAADRGFARIRIALDEVLANFPNPWVGGALRALLRPGRAVRAPDDALVKACSDLLYEPSQTRERIVGRIFGGCERESVRVLGEAWEAVLGAERIASKLRKVGVGPEEAVRSGALSPRERARYEETTAAVRRAVAVDDFSQDELARLLPAYRRTTPEAVVRPQEGSHERS, from the coding sequence ATGAGACCCCGTCGCGAGCCGGGCGTCCGCAAGACAGGCTCCAGCGCCGGCATCGCCATCGGGCTCGCCGCGATGGGTATCGGCCTGGGCATCGGCGCCGCACTTCTGGCGCAGCGTCGGGGATCGTCCCGGGACCGCGGTGGGGATCTCGCCGGGTCCATCCGTCGGGAGATTCTCACCAAGCCGATCCACGGCTGGGCCCGCAAGGCGCTCCCCCGCCTCTCCGAGACCGAGCGCGAGGCCCTGCATGCCGGCGAGAGCTGGTGGGATGCGGAGCTGCTCTCGGGCGATCCGGACTGGCGCAAGCTCGACGCGGTCGAGGCGCCGCGGCTGAGCCCGCGCGAGCAGGCCTTCCTCGACGGGCCGTGCGAGCGCCTGTGCGCCATGCTCGACGACTGGAAGATCAACCGCGAGGAGGGCGACCTGCCTCCGGAGGTCTGGCGGTTCATGCGCGAGGAGAAGTTCTTCGGCATGATCATCCCGCGCTCGCGCGGCGGGCTCGAATTCTCCGCCTACGCCCATTCGGAGGTCGTGCGCTACATCGCGAGCCGCTCCATCGCCGCCGCGGTGACCGTGATGGTGCCGAACTCGCTGGGTCCCGGCGAGCTCCTGCTTCAGTTCGGCACCGAGGCGCAGAAGGACCATTGGCTGCCCCGCCTCGCGGACGGTCGCGAGATCCCCGCCTTCGCGCTCACCAGCGAGGAGGCGGGCTCGGACGCGGCCTCGATGGTCGACAGCGGCGTCGTCTGCCGGGGCGAGTGGGAGGGCGAGCAGGTCCTCGGCATCCGGCTGAACTGGTCGAAGCGCTACATCACGCTCGCGCCGGTGTGTACGGTGCTCGGCCTCGCCTTCAAGCTCTACGACCCGGACCGCCTGATCGGCGAGGACGCGGAGATCGGCATCACCTGCGCGCTGGTGCCCACCCATCTCGACGGCGTCGAGATCGGGCGCCGGCACGTCCCCTCGCAGATCATGTTCCAGAACGGCCCCACCACGGGGCACGACGTCTTCATCCCGCTCGACAGCATCATCGGCGGGCCGGCTTGCGCCGGGCACGGCTGGACGATGCTGATGAGCGCGCTCGCCGCCGGGCGGGGGATCTCGCTGCCGTCGATGGCCTCCGCCGCGGTCGCGATGGCGGCGCACACGTCGGGCGCCTATTCCCGCGTGCGCGAGCAGTTCGGCATCCCGATCGGCAGGTTCGAGGGCATCCAGGCGCGGCTCGGCCCGCTCGCCGCCAACGCCTACGCGCTCGACGCCGCGCGGCGGCTGACCTGCGCGGGGCTCGACGAGGGGAGGGCGCTCGCCGTCGTCTCGGGCATCATGAAGGCGCACGCGACCTACCGGATGCGCGAGGCGCTCGACGACGCCATGGACATCCATTCCGGCAAGGCGGTGATCGACGGGCCGAGCAACTACCTGCTCCCGCTCCACCGCGGCGTGCCGATCGCCATCACCGTCGAGGGCGCCAACATCGTCACCCGCAACCTGATCATCTTCGGCCAGGGCGCGATCCGGGCGCATCCGCACATGCTCGACGAGATGATGGCGCTGGAGGAGCGGCGGTACGACGTCTCGCTCGCGCGGTTCGACGCGCATCTGTGGAAGCACGTCGCGCACACCGCGCGCACGCTCGCGCGGGCGACGCAACTCGCCTGGTCCGACGGGCTCCTCGCCCCTGCGCCCGATCGCGGCCGCGCGACGCCGATCTACCGGCAGATGACGCGCTGGTCCGCCGCGCTGGCGCTGACCACGGACGCGCTGTTCCTCACGGTCGGCGGCGGGCTGAAGAAGAAGGAGATGATCTCCGCGCGCATGGGCGACATCCTCTCGGAGCTCTACTTCCTCTCCGCCACGGTGAAGCGCTGGGAGGACGACGGCCGGCCCGCCGCGGACTTCCCGCTCGTGCGCTTCGCCGCCGATCGCGGTTTCGCCCGCATCCGCATCGCCCTCGACGAGGTTCTCGCGAACTTTCCCAATCCGTGGGTCGGCGGCGCGCTGCGCGCGCTGCTGCGGCCCGGCCGCGCCGTGCGCGCCCCCGACGACGCGCTGGTGAAGGCCTGCAGCGACCTTCTCTACGAGCCCTCGCAGACGCGCGAGCGCATCGTCGGCCGCATCTTCGGCGGCTGCGAGCGCGAGAGCGTGCGGGTGCTGGGCGAGGCCTGGGAGGCGGTCCTCGGCGCCGAGCGCATCGCCTCGAAGCTGCGCAAGGTCGGCGTCGGACCCGAAGAGGCGGTGCGTTCCGGCGCGCTCTCGCCCCGCGAGCGGGCGCGATACGAGGAGACGACGGCCGCGGTGCGGCGCGCGGTGGCGGTCGACGATTTCAGCCAGGACGAGCTCGCCCGGCTGCTGCCGGCCTATCGGCGCACCACGCCCGAAGCGGTCGTCCGCCCGCAGGAGGGTTCCCATGAGCGATCGTGA
- a CDS encoding metallophosphoesterase yields the protein MRVLAVSDIHIDYSENLDWLRGLSRVDHSDDVLILAGDVSSALPLVAHAFELLAARFRVVLFVPGNHDLWVGPDRSLGDSFDKYRDVVRVARESGVSMREWREGALRIVPLLGWYDFSFGDPDDRLRTSWADFRVCRWPEGYDAWAVTSEFLRLNAPLHPVADAVTLTFSHFLPRIDVVPERARAAYRFLDPVLGSRRMDEQVRALGGSLHVYGHSHVNQRKELDGVTYVNNAFGYPRERRIARKELVCVYET from the coding sequence ATGAGGGTCCTCGCCGTCTCGGACATCCACATCGACTATTCCGAGAACCTCGACTGGCTGCGGGGCCTCTCGCGGGTGGACCACAGCGACGACGTGCTGATCCTGGCCGGGGACGTCTCGAGCGCGCTCCCCCTCGTCGCCCACGCCTTCGAGCTTCTCGCCGCGCGCTTCCGCGTCGTCCTGTTCGTGCCCGGCAACCACGACCTCTGGGTCGGCCCGGACCGGAGCCTCGGCGATTCCTTCGACAAGTATCGCGACGTCGTGCGGGTGGCGCGCGAGAGCGGCGTCTCGATGCGGGAGTGGCGCGAGGGTGCGCTGCGCATCGTGCCGCTGCTGGGCTGGTACGACTTCAGCTTCGGCGACCCCGACGACCGGCTGCGCACGTCGTGGGCCGACTTCCGCGTCTGCCGCTGGCCCGAGGGCTACGACGCGTGGGCGGTGACCTCCGAGTTCCTGCGCCTCAACGCGCCCCTGCATCCCGTCGCCGACGCGGTGACGCTGACCTTCTCGCATTTCCTGCCGCGCATCGACGTCGTGCCGGAGCGCGCCCGCGCCGCCTACCGCTTCCTCGATCCGGTGCTCGGCAGCCGGCGGATGGACGAGCAGGTGCGGGCGCTGGGCGGGAGCCTGCACGTCTACGGCCACAGTCACGTCAACCAGCGCAAGGAGCTCGACGGGGTGACGTACGTCAACAACGCCTTCGGCTATCCACGGGAGCGGCGGATCGCGCGCAAGGAGCTGGTCTGCGTGTACGAGACGTGA
- a CDS encoding GNAT family N-acetyltransferase → MGASTPAGRRLYTPRSPPEATRRAPSPRPVARPTGPRGGASARRSSSRRSTPISRACGRRAPPAPAVAEAGGERLGASLVDLDDACETLGRRQAYVHDVHVLPGAVGRGVARRLYADIEAVARAAGGARLGATVSAPTADALRARLDAIARVGWAPAYVSRVLDRPA, encoded by the coding sequence GTGGGGGCGTCGACGCCTGCCGGTCGTCGCCTGTACACGCCGAGGTCACCCCCCGAGGCAACCCGTCGAGCCCCCTCGCCGCGACCGGTCGCACGACCTACGGGCCCGAGAGGGGGTGCGTCGGCGCGCCGGAGCTCGAGCAGGCGGTCGACGCCGATTTCGCGCGCCTGCGGGCGAAGGGCGCCGCCTGCGCCGGCGGTGGCGGAGGCGGGAGGGGAGCGCCTCGGCGCGTCCCTCGTCGACCTGGACGACGCCTGCGAGACCCTCGGTCGGCGCCAAGCCTACGTCCACGACGTCCATGTCCTTCCCGGCGCCGTCGGTCGCGGCGTGGCGCGACGCCTCTATGCGGACATCGAGGCCGTCGCCCGTGCGGCGGGTGGCGCGCGGCTCGGCGCGACCGTGTCGGCGCCGACCGCGGACGCGCTGCGTGCGCGCCTCGACGCCATCGCGCGCGTCGGCTGGGCGCCGGCCTACGTCTCGCGCGTCCTCGATCGGCCCGCCTGA
- a CDS encoding DUF6065 family protein — MKFFKAWPGVLDPTPATDDLAGEISSRAHRFCEPYLAANRAGWLLYPPLDFTLTWDGASIFAQLEGVEALLKLDRAFLPGCADHWEDRVPAEALELMPPFLEAFAERGVVQVWTGFYGVTEPEVSAWIRAPVNRRGDPACTIIEGVVETDWWAGPLFTNIEMLRTDEPVAFSRTRPWLQVIEVPRAVHARAPAPEVTQDLADVPGWLWQRLTENALRRNAGTPGTYRRKARRGSAA; from the coding sequence ATGAAGTTCTTCAAGGCCTGGCCGGGCGTTCTCGATCCGACCCCCGCGACGGACGATCTCGCCGGCGAGATCTCGTCGCGTGCGCACCGGTTCTGCGAGCCCTATCTCGCCGCCAACAGGGCGGGCTGGCTTCTCTATCCGCCCCTCGACTTCACGCTGACCTGGGACGGCGCATCGATCTTCGCACAATTGGAGGGCGTTGAGGCGCTGCTGAAGCTCGATCGCGCCTTCCTGCCGGGATGCGCCGACCATTGGGAGGACCGGGTCCCGGCCGAGGCGCTGGAGCTGATGCCGCCCTTCCTCGAGGCCTTCGCGGAGCGGGGCGTCGTGCAGGTCTGGACCGGCTTCTACGGCGTCACGGAGCCGGAGGTCAGCGCCTGGATCCGCGCCCCGGTCAACCGGCGGGGCGACCCCGCCTGCACGATCATCGAGGGCGTGGTCGAGACCGACTGGTGGGCGGGGCCGCTGTTCACCAACATCGAGATGCTGCGCACCGACGAGCCCGTCGCGTTCTCGCGCACGCGGCCGTGGCTGCAGGTGATCGAGGTGCCGCGCGCCGTTCACGCCCGCGCGCCGGCGCCGGAGGTGACGCAGGACCTCGCGGACGTTCCCGGCTGGCTCTGGCAGCGGCTGACCGAGAACGCGCTGCGCCGCAACGCGGGCACCCCCGGCACGTATCGCCGCAAGGCTCGCCGCGGGAGCGCGGCTTGA
- a CDS encoding MFS transporter, with product MTASEPTRRLRDRLVPVNPTFARILVATALCSACAEILHLALPLAAYDLSRSEMDLAALRGVTFLPNLLLGVFIGVINDQLLKRRAFVAYVFAQLAILCVLAGLAYLDAISLPALLVGAFGIAGVRYAFGNARIGLTKLAVPGHRLVDANAATTGVDSVIAVAGPAAAGLMLASIGFGGTLGVCVLAMAAALAVSLTIAVDEPRPPRRSLWKALVEGVQAFRANRVLVAMSIAVLVVNGAEGIYATMLIASLKGVHGGGDLMVGLVLSASGVGALLAAVGTPRIRARLGTPLTFAGPIAATALVYVAAAFAPDVWTLAGLAFAEGFFSTVFVIGLWTFRQETTSAETMGRVAGITGSIFKIGMPPLILLGGFLAESGDVSTALLLAAGLNLATVVGLWFSPLRTAGRSVPA from the coding sequence GTGACCGCGAGCGAGCCGACGCGCCGCCTGCGTGACCGGCTCGTGCCGGTCAACCCCACCTTCGCGCGCATCCTCGTCGCCACGGCGCTGTGCAGCGCGTGCGCCGAGATCCTGCACCTGGCGCTGCCGCTGGCCGCCTACGACCTCAGCCGCTCGGAGATGGATCTCGCCGCCCTGCGCGGCGTGACGTTCCTGCCGAACCTCCTGCTCGGGGTCTTCATCGGCGTCATCAACGACCAGCTGCTCAAGCGGCGCGCCTTCGTCGCCTACGTCTTCGCGCAGCTGGCCATCCTGTGCGTGCTCGCCGGCCTCGCTTATCTCGACGCGATCTCGCTGCCGGCGCTGCTGGTCGGCGCCTTCGGCATCGCGGGCGTGCGCTACGCCTTCGGCAACGCCCGGATCGGGCTCACCAAGCTCGCGGTGCCCGGGCACCGGCTGGTCGATGCGAACGCGGCGACGACCGGGGTGGATTCCGTCATCGCGGTCGCCGGTCCGGCGGCCGCGGGCCTCATGCTCGCGAGCATCGGCTTCGGTGGCACGCTCGGCGTGTGCGTGCTGGCCATGGCGGCCGCCCTCGCCGTCTCCCTCACGATCGCGGTCGACGAGCCACGCCCGCCGCGCCGCTCGCTCTGGAAGGCGCTCGTCGAAGGGGTCCAGGCGTTCCGCGCCAATCGCGTCCTGGTGGCGATGTCGATCGCGGTGCTCGTCGTCAACGGCGCCGAGGGCATCTACGCCACGATGCTCATCGCCTCCCTCAAGGGCGTGCACGGCGGCGGGGACCTGATGGTCGGGCTCGTGCTCAGCGCGAGCGGCGTCGGCGCGCTCCTCGCGGCCGTCGGCACCCCGCGCATCCGCGCCCGGCTCGGCACGCCGCTCACCTTCGCCGGCCCGATCGCCGCGACCGCGCTCGTCTACGTGGCCGCGGCCTTCGCGCCCGACGTCTGGACGCTGGCCGGCCTCGCCTTCGCGGAGGGCTTCTTCTCGACCGTGTTCGTGATCGGACTGTGGACCTTCCGCCAGGAGACGACATCGGCCGAGACGATGGGGCGCGTCGCGGGGATCACGGGCTCGATCTTCAAGATCGGCATGCCGCCGCTCATCCTGCTCGGCGGCTTCCTCGCGGAGAGCGGCGACGTCTCGACGGCCCTCCTGCTCGCGGCCGGCCTCAACCTCGCGACGGTCGTCGGGCTCTGGTTCTCGCCGCTGCGCACGGCCGGGCGGAGTGTCCCCGCGTGA
- the eno gene encoding phosphopyruvate hydratase: MADIIDIVAREVLDSRGNPTVEADVHLDDGAFGTAIVPSGASTGEREAVELRDGDESRYLGKGVADAVAAVEGEIRDALLGMSGYDQRGVDAAMIAVDGTDNKSRLGANAILAVSLAVAKAAADSQGVPLYRYVGGANAHVLPAPGMNIVNGGQHADNPMDFQEFMIMPIGVDRLSTAVRVGSEIFHTLKAHLRRAGHATNVGDEGGFAPNFSHAREALDFIVEAIAGAGYTPGVDVGIVLDPASSEFYEDGAYHYSGEKLVRSREEHVRYLEQLVADYPIVSIEDPMAENDREGWKMITQSLGGRCQLTGDDNFCTNLKYLEAGIADGIANSILVKVNQIGSLTEALDTVERAQKAGYTCVMSHRSGETEDTTIADLAVATNCGQIKTGSLSRSDRTAKYNRLIRIEEQLGDSAVYGDAFLARARATAKR; the protein is encoded by the coding sequence ATGGCGGACATCATCGACATCGTGGCCCGAGAGGTCCTCGACAGCCGCGGCAACCCGACCGTCGAGGCGGACGTGCACCTCGACGACGGCGCCTTCGGCACCGCCATCGTGCCGTCGGGCGCCTCGACCGGCGAGCGGGAGGCCGTGGAGCTGCGCGACGGCGACGAGAGCCGCTATCTCGGCAAGGGCGTCGCCGACGCCGTCGCCGCCGTGGAAGGCGAGATCCGGGATGCGCTCCTCGGCATGAGCGGCTACGACCAGCGCGGCGTCGACGCGGCCATGATCGCCGTCGACGGCACCGACAACAAGAGCCGGCTCGGCGCCAACGCGATCCTCGCGGTGTCCCTCGCCGTCGCCAAGGCCGCCGCGGACAGCCAGGGCGTCCCGCTCTACCGCTACGTCGGCGGCGCCAACGCCCACGTGCTGCCGGCGCCGGGGATGAACATCGTCAACGGCGGCCAGCACGCCGACAATCCCATGGACTTCCAGGAGTTCATGATCATGCCGATCGGCGTCGACCGGCTGTCGACGGCGGTGCGCGTGGGCTCGGAGATCTTCCACACGCTCAAGGCCCATCTGCGCCGGGCCGGGCACGCGACCAACGTCGGCGACGAGGGCGGCTTCGCGCCGAACTTCAGCCACGCCCGCGAGGCGCTCGACTTCATCGTCGAGGCGATCGCCGGCGCGGGCTACACGCCCGGCGTCGACGTCGGCATCGTGCTCGATCCCGCGTCCTCGGAATTCTACGAGGACGGCGCCTACCACTACTCGGGCGAGAAGCTGGTCCGCTCCCGCGAGGAGCACGTCCGCTACCTCGAGCAGCTCGTCGCCGATTACCCGATCGTCTCGATCGAGGACCCGATGGCGGAGAACGACCGCGAGGGCTGGAAGATGATCACGCAGAGCCTCGGCGGGCGCTGCCAGCTCACCGGCGACGACAATTTCTGCACGAACCTGAAATACCTGGAGGCCGGGATCGCGGACGGCATCGCCAACTCGATCCTCGTCAAGGTCAACCAGATCGGCAGCCTCACCGAGGCCCTCGATACCGTCGAGCGGGCGCAGAAGGCCGGCTACACCTGCGTGATGTCGCATCGCTCGGGCGAGACCGAGGACACCACGATCGCGGACCTCGCGGTCGCGACCAATTGCGGCCAGATCAAGACGGGCTCGCTCTCGCGCTCGGACCGCACCGCCAAGTACAACCGCCTCATCCGCATCGAGGAGCAGCTCGGCGACAGCGCCGTCTACGGCGACGCGTTCCTCGCGCGCGCCCGGGCGACGGCGAAGCGGTGA
- a CDS encoding M28 family peptidase, giving the protein MTAPASGLDREETSDETRDLLAALCAFDRYQASPGLAAAADILAGRVSALGFPVSVDRRRVDGRRSWWTFESPQPWAPARARLVCPGVVALDETTPCLVAVHSRATPPGRDHVVVVRLDEAGAPPPPGALVLVPAKSFRIDALLAASVERFATDAAARQAPDGAPLRGRIELPKHAPLTGFSLTRAEFAALQGTAGRMLEASLALDESADMPVVSWSLPGDRPGEVLLMAHLCHQMPGANDNASGVAGLVLASRFLRDRLAHVPPARRRTIRFLSGPEFTGPAAHLHGDGETPRAPPHAVIDLDMIGQAASAGGRFGLERAPTADGFALEALVATALDAAPELAGWRLFPFHGYSDNAIFAAGPFAAPTVQLCHDRDAYNHTDGDAPERLDLAVLHAAAGAAARAAAWAAAPDLREESSAHAAVRRHRRRCARRVEAVAGRAARAGAEDWAQAYRAAATARLVDGGERRERTPRIRLSGPLDLRGILAALPPADAAEIAAARARDKATLARLTNGVVALWEGVEPAEATRAASFALEQPFDAGTTALVERVLHAISRL; this is encoded by the coding sequence GTGACCGCGCCGGCGAGCGGGCTCGATCGGGAGGAGACTTCGGACGAGACCCGGGACCTGCTCGCCGCCTTGTGCGCCTTCGACCGCTACCAGGCGAGCCCCGGGCTCGCCGCGGCGGCCGACATCCTGGCCGGGCGGGTGTCGGCGCTCGGCTTTCCCGTCTCGGTCGACCGTCGACGGGTGGACGGGCGCCGATCCTGGTGGACGTTCGAGAGCCCGCAGCCTTGGGCGCCGGCGCGCGCGCGGCTCGTCTGCCCCGGCGTCGTCGCGCTCGACGAGACGACGCCCTGCCTCGTCGCCGTGCATTCGCGGGCGACGCCGCCCGGCCGCGACCACGTCGTCGTCGTGCGCCTGGACGAGGCGGGCGCGCCGCCCCCGCCGGGCGCGCTCGTCCTCGTGCCCGCGAAGAGCTTCCGGATCGACGCGCTCCTCGCGGCGAGCGTGGAGCGCTTCGCGACCGACGCCGCCGCGCGGCAGGCGCCGGACGGCGCCCCGTTGCGCGGGCGCATCGAGCTTCCCAAGCACGCGCCGCTCACCGGCTTCAGCCTGACGCGCGCCGAATTCGCCGCCCTGCAGGGCACGGCGGGCCGCATGCTGGAGGCGAGCCTCGCCCTGGACGAGAGCGCCGACATGCCGGTCGTCTCCTGGTCCCTGCCGGGGGATCGGCCGGGCGAGGTGCTGCTGATGGCGCATCTGTGCCATCAGATGCCCGGGGCCAACGACAACGCCTCGGGCGTCGCCGGGCTCGTTCTGGCGAGCCGGTTCCTGCGCGATCGCCTGGCGCATGTGCCCCCGGCGCGGCGGCGGACGATCCGCTTCCTCTCCGGCCCCGAGTTCACCGGGCCCGCGGCGCACCTCCACGGCGACGGCGAGACCCCGCGGGCGCCGCCGCACGCGGTGATCGACCTCGACATGATCGGCCAGGCCGCGTCGGCCGGCGGCCGGTTCGGGCTGGAGCGCGCCCCCACGGCCGACGGGTTCGCGCTCGAGGCGCTCGTCGCGACCGCCCTCGACGCCGCGCCGGAGCTCGCCGGCTGGCGGCTGTTCCCCTTCCACGGCTATTCCGACAACGCGATCTTCGCCGCGGGTCCCTTCGCCGCGCCGACCGTCCAGCTCTGCCACGACCGCGACGCCTACAACCACACCGACGGGGACGCCCCGGAGCGGCTCGACCTCGCCGTCCTGCACGCGGCGGCCGGGGCGGCCGCGCGCGCGGCGGCGTGGGCGGCCGCGCCCGACCTTCGGGAAGAGAGCTCGGCGCATGCGGCGGTGCGGCGTCACCGCCGCCGCTGTGCGCGGCGCGTGGAGGCCGTCGCCGGGCGGGCCGCCCGCGCCGGCGCGGAGGACTGGGCGCAGGCCTATCGGGCCGCGGCGACCGCTCGTCTCGTGGACGGCGGCGAACGCCGCGAGCGGACCCCGCGCATCCGGCTGTCCGGCCCCCTCGACCTGCGCGGCATCCTCGCGGCGCTTCCCCCGGCGGACGCGGCGGAGATCGCGGCGGCGCGGGCGCGCGACAAGGCGACGCTCGCGCGCCTGACGAACGGCGTGGTGGCCTTGTGGGAGGGCGTGGAGCCGGCGGAGGCGACGCGCGCCGCCTCGTTTGCGCTCGAGCAGCCCTTCGACGCGGGCACGACGGCGCTCGTGGAGCGGGTCCTGCACGCGATCAGCCGCCTGTGA
- a CDS encoding FAD/NAD(P)-binding protein — protein sequence MSRPRHQGWDDVYDAVVVGGGPHATYALERLAWAAETLAPPRGLRIAVVDRDGAFGCGAVHAWDQAPTSYLNRAAGDVALGLGSGPMPDFHAWQEREVAAGRLDAALGRGDTPERALHGRALAAAFASHAARLEQAGGGEVARVPGEAVAIAPAGEGPDAPLVVTVEGRSPVRLATRAALLATGHDRIAPDETESAYAAFAQARAGLAYVHDPYPLAALDDAFEPAGATVALLGLGLSAIDVVLHLTEGRGGGFERDASGRLRYRAGGREPRRIVGVSPSGRPVLARARDVRAARGAPPHEAYALSIDAVARLRARRGRWTTLPGRGETAQLDFDRDVLPLVLAEMACVHHAAAAPDAVGSALRASLPTVLARYLDAPAASAGEASAALLAAVDEAARAGGSTRRLDGLALMEGALPPGDGDWAARTRAAIADDLARARVGNLDDPLKAAIDAAWRELRPALAAALDFGGLTAASQERFGRVRLRAYNRLSNGSAVEPMEKLLAVAEAGILDLSAGPGARVELDPERGRFAVIGPRTGCRVAADVVIGARVRRFDPRRSRAPLYRALLDRGLVTQWENPGADGEPGYRPGAIAIDPRHHALDARGRPDPRLTLVGSPVDGVRYFQESLARPGASGGVAGVLGAWAQAVVGRAGGGAGGLTGG from the coding sequence GTGAGCCGTCCGCGACATCAGGGATGGGACGACGTCTACGACGCGGTCGTCGTCGGCGGCGGGCCGCACGCGACCTACGCGCTCGAGCGCCTCGCCTGGGCGGCGGAGACGCTCGCGCCGCCGCGCGGGCTGCGGATCGCCGTCGTCGATCGCGACGGCGCCTTCGGCTGCGGGGCGGTCCACGCCTGGGACCAGGCGCCGACGAGCTACCTCAACCGCGCGGCCGGCGACGTCGCGCTCGGTCTCGGCTCGGGGCCGATGCCCGACTTCCACGCCTGGCAGGAGCGCGAGGTCGCGGCGGGGCGCCTCGACGCCGCGCTGGGGCGCGGCGACACCCCCGAGCGGGCCCTGCACGGGCGCGCCCTCGCGGCCGCCTTCGCGAGCCACGCCGCACGCCTCGAGCAGGCCGGGGGCGGCGAGGTGGCGCGCGTCCCCGGCGAGGCGGTCGCGATCGCGCCCGCGGGCGAGGGTCCGGACGCGCCGCTCGTCGTGACGGTCGAGGGCCGGTCGCCCGTGCGGCTCGCGACCCGCGCCGCGCTCCTCGCCACCGGCCACGATCGCATCGCGCCCGACGAGACGGAGAGCGCGTACGCGGCCTTCGCGCAGGCGCGCGCCGGCCTCGCCTACGTCCACGATCCGTACCCCCTCGCGGCGCTCGACGACGCCTTCGAGCCGGCCGGCGCGACCGTCGCGCTGCTCGGGCTCGGCCTGTCGGCGATCGACGTCGTGCTGCACCTGACGGAAGGGCGCGGCGGCGGCTTCGAGCGCGACGCGAGCGGCCGGCTGCGCTACCGGGCGGGCGGGCGCGAGCCGCGGCGGATCGTCGGCGTGTCGCCCTCCGGGCGACCGGTCCTCGCCCGCGCCCGCGACGTCCGTGCCGCGCGCGGCGCGCCGCCGCATGAAGCCTACGCCCTGTCGATCGACGCCGTCGCGCGCCTGCGGGCGCGCCGCGGCCGATGGACGACCCTGCCCGGCCGCGGGGAGACGGCGCAGCTCGATTTCGACCGGGACGTGCTGCCCCTCGTCCTCGCCGAGATGGCCTGCGTCCACCACGCGGCCGCCGCGCCGGACGCGGTCGGGAGCGCCCTGCGCGCGTCCCTCCCGACCGTGCTCGCGCGCTACCTCGACGCCCCGGCCGCGTCTGCCGGCGAGGCGTCGGCGGCGCTCCTCGCCGCCGTGGACGAGGCCGCGCGCGCCGGCGGATCGACCCGCCGTCTCGACGGGCTCGCGCTGATGGAGGGCGCGCTTCCCCCGGGCGACGGCGACTGGGCGGCCCGCACCCGCGCGGCGATCGCCGACGATCTGGCGCGGGCGCGGGTCGGCAATCTCGACGACCCGCTCAAGGCCGCCATCGACGCCGCCTGGCGGGAGCTGCGGCCGGCGCTCGCGGCCGCGCTCGACTTCGGGGGCCTCACGGCCGCCTCGCAGGAGCGCTTCGGCCGCGTGCGGCTGCGCGCCTACAACCGGCTCTCGAACGGCTCCGCCGTCGAGCCCATGGAGAAGCTCCTCGCCGTCGCGGAGGCGGGCATCCTCGACCTGTCCGCCGGCCCGGGCGCGCGGGTCGAGCTCGACCCGGAGCGCGGGCGCTTCGCCGTGATCGGCCCGCGGACGGGCTGTCGGGTCGCCGCCGACGTGGTGATCGGCGCGCGTGTCCGCCGCTTCGATCCGCGGCGCAGCCGCGCGCCGCTCTACCGCGCGCTGCTCGATCGCGGGCTCGTGACGCAATGGGAGAACCCCGGGGCGGACGGGGAGCCCGGCTATCGGCCGGGAGCGATCGCGATCGATCCCCGTCATCACGCCCTCGACGCGCGCGGGCGGCCGGACCCGCGCCTCACCCTCGTCGGCTCTCCCGTCGACGGCGTGCGCTACTTCCAGGAGAGCCTCGCCCGCCCGGGCGCGAGCGGCGGCGTGGCCGGCGTGCTCGGCGCCTGGGCGCAGGCGGTCGTCGGCCGCGCCGGCGGCGGGGCAGGGGGCCTCACAGGCGGCTGA